TTAAGTAGCGATTTTACATGTGTGTGTACAGTGCATTATAGATCTTATTTCTGACCATACGCTTTCGTAGCGTATAGACCGTTCTGCACAATAACATCCTGTGGACGGTAGTCATATTTCTTGGACAAGTAGCTGTTTAAGATGTTCTTTACCCCCTGAGCGTATCTTTTTTGAGCATCCAAGGAGGTGCCACTGATGTGTACAGTCATTGCATTTCCAACACGATCTTTGTTGTCCATAGACCTCCAAGGATGGTCCTTTGGCGCAGGTTGTTTGTCCCAGACATCGCCACCGTAGCCGGCCAACTTGCCAGACCTAACAGCCTCTGCAACATCTTCGGCCACGCAAATGGCACCTCTAGCGGTATTTACCAAATATGCACCATCTTTCATATGGGATATGAGCTCTCTGTTGAACAGACCCTTTGAATCCTCGTGCAACGGGCAGTTGATGGTAACAACATCGGACTGGGAAACCATGTCTTCTAATTTTTCCACTCTCTGAACAATGTCACCTCGGCCGTTGAAGAGCTTGCTGGCCTCATTCAACCTGCTGATTGCTTCCGCAGGAAGTTCCTGGTAGTCATAGTAGAGTAACTTCTTTGGATTGAACGCAACCAGTCTCTCTAGAACCCTATATCCAATTCTTCCAGCGCCCACGGTTGAGACTACTTTGTCCTCAAGATCGTATTCATTCTTGGCCACGCCAGCAATGTCCCACTCACCATTGATTGCCTGCTGGTGACCACCATTGTAGTTTCTTATCAACACCAAGATTGTGGCCATAACGTGTTCTGCAACCGAGACAACGTTGGAACCGGTGACTTCGGTGACCGTAATTTTCCTTTCATTGGCGGCCTCTAGATCAACATGGTCAGAACCGACACCAGCGGTGACACAAAGCTTCAGATTAGGTGCTTTGGCAATTCTGTTTCTCGAGATGTAGGCTGGGAAAAAAGGTGTGGTAATCACAATTTCTGCATCTTTCAATTCCCTGTCCACAGTAGAGTCCGGTTCAGGGTCCTTGTCAGTCGTAGTGATTAACTCGTATCCCTGTTCTTCAACGAACTTTCTGATACCgagttcattttcaatacaTCCCAGCAGCTTCTCTTGCTCTTCAGCATGTTTACCGCCTTCGTAAAGAACTAGCAAAATCTTTCCCTTTGGCATTTCTTGTGTGGTTATTTGTTGCAATGCACAGACACACtatttgtatatatatatatatatgtgtgtgtgtgtgtttGTTTGAACAAGACTATTAGCAGTAGAATATATGCGTAGAAACACGCTCAAGAAAACGGCAACTTCATGCCTTTTTATATGAGATTCTTGGTGActgacgatgaagaatgGTTTCCCCAACCTTAGTTGACAAACAAATAGTCCAAGAACGGTATACTCCACAAAAATTCTATCACATTTGTTATAGTATTACTAGCATGACTATTTGGCTCGGAGTTCAGCCGCCGGTTCTTTCTTAATGAGGATATATCCGAtcccaaaaaagaaagggaTTGCCATCTGCACTCCATGGCTAGAAAACAGCTCTAAAGGCTCTAAAAGCCATAGCCAAAACCAGTactaaaagaaactttGAGCGAACTTCCTTCCGAGCCTTCTCTGAGACAGTGACGAAATGCGTAATTACCGAATGCTCTATTGGCTGTCGAGAACCGTGAAAAGAGCTGCATGGTGAGATTCCTAACGAACTGCCATGGAGGACTCTATGCTGCTACGAGAAGGGCTCTCCAAACACCCGTCTTCATAAGAAATCAGGGTACGTCAATACAAATTCGGAATTGATATATGATTTTGGGCCTGCAGAGCGAACATGTGTGTAGCAGGGGACAGCATCCTAGCAATGGGTTCGTGACAAGATTCATCGCCAAATTGTCCAGAAAAAGGTTCCGAACATGAATGTTTCTTATGAAACGGTGATGCAATGCCATTGTGTTCGATCTATGTCAATGACAGGCTATAAGCTTTCTCTGGATATAGTGATACTTTAAGCGGTCGCAGTGAGCTACGTGAAAATGACTATGCTGCAGATTTTGCCAAgagaaaaactaaaaaccgaatagaaataaaaaggaaaaaaaaaacttgcGCCCCTTCAGTATCTGAGAGCTCGAGGTATTAGGTAATatagaataagaaaagaaaaaaaaaagaaaccgATGAACGCAGCTTTCGAGGAATTGTTTATCGTGGTTTAGACAGATAATGAGATTTCATCGTCAGGGCGTGTCGGCCACCATCGGTCTACTGCTCATTGTCCTGCTTGgtttttgttggaaaatATCCAGATCTTATCGAAGAGTGTCAACCGGTCTTCCACTTAACGAATCCGCGAACAAGGTTGCAGATGTACCTACTATACGATGGGACAATTACCTAGAATTTGTTAGAGACATCGATTTCGACAACAGTACGGCTATCTTCAATTCCATTCGCGCTGCTCTGAGACAATCTTCGTCTGATATCCACCCCTTGGGCGTATCGTACTTTCCTGCTGTAATTCCTAAGGGAACTTTAATGTACCATTCTGGATCGGGCGTGCCAACTACTTTTGAATGGCTAGCTATGGATTACGAATTCAGCTACTCTTTCGGCTTGAGGTCGCCAGCTTATGGAAGGAGATCGTTAGAAAGAAAGCACGGAAGGCCCGGTAATGGCACTCGTGGTAATCATCCACCACCGCCACCGCCACCAGACAAAGGAGGCCAGGGCTCACAAAAGATGCTTACTTACAGAGCGGCACGAGACCTCaacaaatttctttatcttgACGGGGCTTCTGCTGCGAAAACCGACTCAGGTGAGATGGATACGCAGCTAATGTTGTCGAATGTtatcaagaagaaactgAAGCTTccagatgatgatgaggatgaagaaaggGCGGAAAGGCTCTACGCCGCCAGAATATGCAAGTGGGGGAAGCCATTCGGGTTGGATGGCATCATCAGGGTGGAGGTGGGCTTTGAAGTTGTACTGTGCGATTTCTCTGGGGATAATGTCGAGCTCGTCTCGATTCTAGATATGGTTCATCCGAATCAGTACCTGGATCTGCCATCACCTACCGTCATATCAAAGGAAGAGGGCTGGCCTCTAGATGATAACGGAAAGCTGGTTGAAGAACAGCTGACGGATGATCAAAAGGCGATTCTCGAGAGAGAAGACGGCTGGGCGAAGATCTTGTCCAATTTCGACGCTGTTAAGAGTTTCAACTGGATAAGGGCGGGCGCAGCGCACGACGATGGGGAGAATCGGATTCATCTTGACTATCGGTACCTCGTAAGCGGAATAAACAGGACTTACATTGCTCCTGACCCCAACAACAGAAGATTACTCAACGATGGAATGACATGGGAAAAACAACTGGAGATGGTTGATGATTTAGAGAAGGCTCTGAAAGTGGGGTTTGATGCTTCTAGAAGCATGAATTGGCAAGTGGCATTGGATGAGCTTGTTGCCAAGTTTGCACCCTTGCTGAAAACTGTTAGTGCCATTCTCAACAGGACTGGCGATATTAACGAGTATGTGGCGATAAATGCAACAGCACTCACGTTGAACTTCTGTCTGCGGTTTGAGGCTGCAGATAACAACCGTGATCAGTTTGGTAGTGGAAAAGATTTTGCTATTTACCAATATGTAAGCCCATACCAGGATTTGACGACGGATGCAGACTTTCTGATCTGGTCGTCTACTGTAAGCGTTGTAAAAGAGATAGTTGATGTGGTTTACAAGGTGAACGATCTACTGGTACCGGAAGTTCAGTCATTTATGAAGGATAATAGAACTTCCAGTGATTTAGAAAGGCACGTTGAAACGGCACGCACTGCTGTTAACGGCTTAATTGAATCTCTGGGATGGATTGAGCTAAACTATCGCTGTGAAAGGCAATGCAACTGGGATGAGGTTTGCTACACTCCTTCTTGGGGTCCATCCCCAATGGGCATGACTAAGCCTAGTTCTCATCACGGGGGACTCGGAATGCACTTTGATGAATCTCGGCAGAGATTGGTTATCAACAGTGGACTACAGTGCATTAGTATAGACGATTTGCTAGGAAACCATAATAATCAACGCTTCCCATGACGAGACACATGAAGGATTATGCGTACGAGTGTGACTTTAAAAGGTTTCGCGATAATTGAGGCGCTGAGGTACTAAAAAACGATACCATGTAGGGTCTGCAGCAATCCTCTAGCTCTgttcattattattgtcGGATATGCGAACTAAAATTCATTGTGTGAGCAATCGTGAATTGTAAAGAAAGGATGTAGAACTAACTCTCAATGTAGGAGCACATAATAGGGCCCGGCCCTTCTGCACATATGTAGTAAATCAATGTATCTTAGATATATAccacttgaaaaaaaggtcCAATCACCTTACCACATGATGAGGTAGGATCATAATTGCGAATCCTTGCATCAAGATATCTCAGAGGCATTGACTGGGAGTTGCACTGGTAGTAGGGGGTGGAATTGGGGTAGCACTGTGTCTATTCCAGGATTGATATGGCTATTTGACGAATAGTGATAGTGACAAATACAATACAGCGAGGGTGAATTGGTTTTTGGTATACGTATAGAAATGAGGAAAGAAtagcaaaagaaattttaggGAAAGTAAAAAGATTAAGAGCATCTGATATTTTATTCTGCTGTAGTGTGGAAAAAAGATGGGGTGAGATTATCTCATAGCATCCGCATGAGCATGTGTTGCAATTATCACATTGCATTAAGTCCTGTGACGGTAATATAAAGTGATGTATGGTGTGTTAATGGTGGTAATAGGGAACTGATTCTATTTTGTGATGTGACAAGGTTACAGtagcattattttttaagtATTGTAGAAGTAAAGTGCATAGGGGTATTATTTGTATGT
The Saccharomyces mikatae IFO 1815 strain IFO1815 genome assembly, chromosome: 4 genome window above contains:
- the SMKI04G7340 gene encoding uncharacterized protein yields the protein MRFHRQGVSATIGLLLIVLLGFCWKISRSYRRVSTGLPLNESANKVADVPTIRWDNYLEFVRDIDFDNSTAIFNSIRAALRQSSSDIHPLGVSYFPAVIPKGTLMYHSGSGVPTTFEWLAMDYEFSYSFGLRSPAYGRRSLERKHGRPGNGTRGNHPPPPPPPDKGGQGSQKMLTYRAARDLNKFLYLDGASAAKTDSGEMDTQLMLSNVIKKKLKLPDDDEDEERAERLYAARICKWGKPFGLDGIIRVEVGFEVVLCDFSGDNVELVSILDMVHPNQYLDLPSPTVISKEEGWPLDDNGKLVEEQLTDDQKAILEREDGWAKILSNFDAVKSFNWIRAGAAHDDGENRIHLDYRYLVSGINRTYIAPDPNNRRLLNDGMTWEKQLEMVDDLEKALKVGFDASRSMNWQVALDELVAKFAPLLKTVSAILNRTGDINEYVAINATALTLNFCLRFEAADNNRDQFGSGKDFAIYQYVSPYQDLTTDADFLIWSSTVSVVKEIVDVVYKVNDLLVPEVQSFMKDNRTSSDLERHVETARTAVNGLIESLGWIELNYRCERQCNWDEVCYTPSWGPSPMGMTKPSSHHGGLGMHFDESRQRLVINSGLQCISIDDLLGNHNNQRFP
- the SMKI04G7330 gene encoding formate dehydrogenase produces the protein MPKGKILLVLYEGGKHAEEQEKLLGCIENELGIRKFVEEQGYELITTTDKDPEPDSTVDRELKDAEIVITTPFFPAYISRNRIAKAPNLKLCVTAGVGSDHVDLEAANERKITVTEVTGSNVVSVAEHVMATILVLIRNYNGGHQQAINGEWDIAGVAKNEYDLEDKVVSTVGAGRIGYRVLERLVAFNPKKLLYYDYQELPAEAISRLNEASKLFNGRGDIVQRVEKLEDMVSQSDVVTINCPLHEDSKGLFNRELISHMKDGAYLVNTARGAICVAEDVAEAVRSGKLAGYGGDVWDKQPAPKDHPWRSMDNKDRVGNAMTVHISGTSLDAQKRYAQGVKNILNSYLSKKYDYRPQDVIVQNGLYATKAYGQK